The nucleotide sequence GCAGATGATTCGGCCGACACTGCTTAGCCGGAATGTCGATTGCAGCTCGTTCTTGCGGGCATATTCGAGGCTTCGTTCTTTAAGTCATTCATCCGCAGATTTCGCAGATTAATTGCAGGCGGTTTTCAGGCTTGAGGATAGTTCAGAATATTCGGCTTCGTTCCTTGGGAACCTGTCCGCAGATCGACGCAGATGCACGCAGATCGGAAGGCAGATGATTCGGCCGACACTGCTTAGCTGGAATGTCGATTGCAGCTCGTTCTTGCGGGCATATTCGAGGCTTCGTTCTTTAAGTCACTCATCCGCAGATTTCGTAGATTAATTGCAGGCGTTTTTCGGCTTGAGGACAGCTCGAAATCCTCGGCTTGTTTCCTTGAGAACCTGTCCGCAGATCGACGCAGATGCACGCAGATCAAAAGCAAATGACTCGTCCGATGCTGTTAAATCGGCATCGATTGTAGCCTCGATGCCATGATCTAGGCGATGCCATACGTTTCTTAAATTTGCGTAATCTGTGAAATCTGCGGATAGCCGCTTTGTAAAAACATATTGAGACCTGCGTAGAGCGGCGTCGATCTGCGGACAGATTTATCGAAAAACGAATCGAAGCGGGGTCAGTAATCCACCCCGGCGCGGGCCTTGATGCCGGCCTTGAAGGCGTGCTTGACGTTGTCGACCTCGGACACCGTATCGGCCAGTTCGCGCAGGCCCGAACCGCCGCCGCGGCCGGTGACGATCACTGACTGCTCGACCGGGCGGTTGGCGATGGCGTTCAGTACGAGCTCTTCGTCCAGGTACTTGTAGCCGAGCATATAGGTCAGCTCGTCGATGACGACCAGATCGTAGGCCGGGTCCTGCAACATCGGCTCGACCTGGGCCCAGGTGCGCTCGGCGGCTTCGATATCGCCCGAGCGATCCTGGGTGTTCCACGTGAATCCCGTGCCCATCTGGTAAAAATCGACCTGCGGGCAGTGATCACGCAGATAGATCTCCTCGCCGGAGAGTTGCACGCCCTTGATGAACTGCACCACGCCGATCTTCTGGCCATAGCCGAGTGCGCGCATCACCATGCCGAAAGCCGAGGACGACTTGCCCTTGCCCTTGCCGGTAATGAACACGAACACGCCGCGCTCGATATCCGCGGCCTGGATGCCGGCGTCGACTTTTTCCTTGTGCTTCTGCATCGTCGCCTTATGGCGGGCGTCGCTTTTCGATTCGCTCATGACATGGCCTTTGCTGGCTCAGATATGGCCCGGGCTATAGCTGACGGTGACATAAACCGCCCGCCCGGGTTGGTTGTAGAAGTCGACGGTCTGGTAATGACGATCGAACATGTTGGATAGCTTGGCCTGAACTTTCCACGCCTTGGTCACCCGCATTTCGCCTGTCAGACCGAACAGCGCGTAACCACCGAGCTTGTCGGTATTGGCCGGATCGTTGTAGCGCGACCCGACCAGCTTGGCACGGGCGCCGATCGAGAACCGCGCGGACAGATCGCGGTCGACGTGCAGCGAGGCCGAGTAGTTCGGGCGGCGCGCCAGATCGTTGCCGTGGTTCGCCCCGCGCCCGCGATTCTCGGCGTTCAGCCAGTCGGCATTCGCGCCGATACGCCAGTGGCCGAGATAGGCCGTCACCTCGCCTTCCACGCCGCGGATGCGCGCCGAACTCACGTTGCGTGGTGTGTAGTTGGCGTCCAGCGTGATCTCGTCGTTGATATCGGTCTGGTAGGCATGGACCGCCCAATGCCCCCAACCCGGCGTGGCCTTGAGACCGATTTCGCCCGTGCGCGACTTCTCCGGTTTGAGATTGGGATTCGAGTCAAACGGATAGTAGAGATCGTTGAAGGTCGGTGCGTTGAAGGCGTTGCCGTAGGCGGCGGTCAGCGTATAGGTCGGGTTGACGTGATAGCCGTAGGTGATCGAGCCGGTGGCATGATTGCCATAGGCCTGGTTGTCGTCGTCGCGGGCGGCCAGATCGATCTCGTGGGCGCCGAAGCGGCCCTGGTACTCGCCGAACACGCCGGTGTTGCCGCGCTTGTTCTGCTTGTAGTCGGCCGAGCTGGTGACCGCGTCCTGGCGATAATCCACCCCGAGGGTGGCGCTCTGCTGTCTGGCGAGCACGAAATCGTTCTGCCAACTGACGCTATCGCGGCGCGTGTCGAAACGGCTGACATAATCGCCATCGAAATAGTTTTTCGACCGATCGCGACTGCGCGACAGGCGCAACTTGGAATCCCAGAAATCGGCCAGTGGCGCATCCACGCTCAGGCCATAGACTTCCTGCACCGAGTGCGACTGGTTAGTCGTAGGGCCGTCGTATTCGACATGGCCATCGGACCGAAGATAATGGCCGTTCACCGACCAG is from Salinisphaera sp. LB1 and encodes:
- the cobO gene encoding cob(I)yrinic acid a,c-diamide adenosyltransferase, which encodes MSESKSDARHKATMQKHKEKVDAGIQAADIERGVFVFITGKGKGKSSSAFGMVMRALGYGQKIGVVQFIKGVQLSGEEIYLRDHCPQVDFYQMGTGFTWNTQDRSGDIEAAERTWAQVEPMLQDPAYDLVVIDELTYMLGYKYLDEELVLNAIANRPVEQSVIVTGRGGGSGLRELADTVSEVDNVKHAFKAGIKARAGVDY
- a CDS encoding TonB-dependent receptor domain-containing protein, producing MQFRTGPAFAALLGVSSAWGASPPRAATTDLNPVVVTATRTPQSRNSTLAATTVITRADIERSQAQSLAELLGDTPSLSIANNGGPGKATSIHLRGTDASQVVVLVDGVRWGSATSGQAAIQDFPVSQIQRIEIVRGPRSSLYGADAVGGVIQIFTRDGKGAKGRGPTPYFSVTGGSYDTWKGQGGVSGATKRLHYNFSVSGEYTGGFNACTGRPFSSPKGGAGCYANQPDRDGYHRADGSANVGYTFDNGWSVNGHYLRSDGHVEYDGPTTNQSHSVQEVYGLSVDAPLADFWDSKLRLSRSRDRSKNYFDGDYVSRFDTRRDSVSWQNDFVLARQQSATLGVDYRQDAVTSSADYKQNKRGNTGVFGEYQGRFGAHEIDLAARDDDNQAYGNHATGSITYGYHVNPTYTLTAAYGNAFNAPTFNDLYYPFDSNPNLKPEKSRTGEIGLKATPGWGHWAVHAYQTDINDEITLDANYTPRNVSSARIRGVEGEVTAYLGHWRIGANADWLNAENRGRGANHGNDLARRPNYSASLHVDRDLSARFSIGARAKLVGSRYNDPANTDKLGGYALFGLTGEMRVTKAWKVQAKLSNMFDRHYQTVDFYNQPGRAVYVTVSYSPGHI